Proteins found in one Clostridium kluyveri DSM 555 genomic segment:
- a CDS encoding MarR family winged helix-turn-helix transcriptional regulator, whose translation MLKSYDEDIGMLTNKTSKKLVHYVNKKLKKFHLTTEQWLVLVNLSKKNRISQKLLAEISDKDQSTLTRILDIMERKNFIERHASKEDRRSFVIHITEDGLNTCKKVTPFLEEIFKDILHDISYEELNIYRKVLLQINKNIK comes from the coding sequence ATGCTTAAATCTTACGATGAAGATATTGGAATGTTGACTAATAAGACTTCCAAAAAATTAGTACATTATGTGAATAAAAAATTAAAAAAATTTCATCTAACCACTGAGCAGTGGTTGGTATTAGTAAATTTATCAAAAAAGAATAGAATAAGTCAAAAACTTTTAGCAGAAATTTCAGATAAAGATCAGTCTACATTAACCAGAATACTCGATATAATGGAAAGAAAAAATTTTATTGAAAGACATGCCTCCAAAGAGGACAGGCGCTCCTTTGTAATACATATAACAGAAGATGGTCTAAATACATGTAAGAAAGTTACTCCCTTTTTAGAGGAAATATTTAAGGATATACTTCATGATATATCTTATGAGGAATTAAATATATACCGCAAAGTCCTTTTGCAGATTAACAAAAACATCAAGTGA
- a CDS encoding site-2 protease family protein produces the protein MDKYNRETENSDFHVSRDNDIERYIVNDSIEKYIVQGNLETKKENLPIIAKSEKNKKDKKGIWGIIGIIIAVLIKLKSIIILIFTKLKFLLIFFKLGKFASTLISMLLMILVYAKIYGWAFGLGFVVLLFVHEMGHYLSAKAVKLDVTLPLFIPFVGALISMKEEPKDAVTEAKVAIGGPLIGSLGALICFILYFSLKENFLMALAYTGFMLNLFNLIPLHPLDGGRIVSAISPKLWLIGIPIAAIALFKFFNPIILLLLVLGILQVINQYKNPDKPYYEVKSTTRWIFAFMYFGLILFLGMGIAYIHGIHEYMLVK, from the coding sequence ATGGACAAGTATAACAGAGAAACTGAAAATTCTGATTTTCATGTAAGTAGAGATAATGATATAGAACGGTATATTGTAAATGATAGTATAGAAAAATATATAGTTCAAGGTAACTTGGAAACTAAAAAAGAGAATTTACCTATCATAGCAAAGAGTGAGAAGAACAAAAAAGATAAGAAGGGTATTTGGGGTATAATTGGAATTATTATTGCAGTACTTATAAAACTTAAATCTATAATAATACTTATTTTTACCAAGCTAAAGTTTTTATTAATATTTTTTAAATTAGGTAAATTTGCTTCAACATTGATATCAATGCTATTAATGATTTTGGTGTATGCTAAAATCTATGGATGGGCCTTTGGCTTGGGTTTTGTAGTATTGTTATTTGTTCACGAAATGGGACATTATTTAAGTGCCAAAGCTGTCAAACTTGATGTAACTCTTCCTCTTTTTATTCCATTTGTGGGGGCTTTAATAAGTATGAAAGAAGAGCCTAAGGATGCAGTAACAGAAGCTAAAGTTGCAATAGGTGGTCCTCTAATTGGAAGTCTGGGAGCATTAATTTGTTTTATATTGTATTTTTCACTTAAAGAAAACTTTTTAATGGCTCTGGCTTATACAGGTTTTATGCTGAATTTGTTTAACCTTATACCTCTGCACCCTCTTGATGGCGGTAGAATTGTATCTGCAATATCTCCCAAGTTATGGCTTATAGGAATACCTATTGCGGCAATTGCATTATTTAAGTTTTTCAACCCTATTATTTTGCTATTGCTTGTACTTGGAATTCTTCAAGTTATTAACCAATATAAAAATCCTGATAAACCTTATTATGAAGTAAAGTCTACCACAAGGTGGATATTTGCCTTCATGTATTTTGGATTAATTTTATTTCTTGGAATGGGAATAGCATATATCCATGGCATCCATGAATATATGCTGGTTAAGTAG
- a CDS encoding GHKL domain-containing protein, with amino-acid sequence MNNYELFFSSFTELISILILFNAFNKNSQNKFIKSFIIILLSSIVVVITNSFTSWIGTLINFAFLVFMLMFFYKKNMRDLVIEYTFIIVFVMVMELIVDRTLTVFVFGELNSEFLNYIFTNTIMIILCACVYFCLTDKIIFNMYKRIDKLYFLLINLIIYGIIAKLIWESDKYIILENAFAFIMIPIVMCIVNLIFIVYSENIVEHKKSLETYNKYNSVILDLIDEIKSRQHDFKNHFSTIYGMVLTYDEKELRYELKNYLESLQKSLSDTEEYIYMGSKVFAAVIYVKVREAKQKNIDFCFNIEDNTIKFPLRGYELSEVLNNLIDNAFQAVTDMEPDKKNVYLKITQNEKEKCIEVGNTKPEMFEKIIPNIFYKGFTTKKENGHGYGLYNVKKIVQKYKGKIEVLIEDENVVFRITFYSI; translated from the coding sequence ATGAATAACTATGAACTTTTTTTTAGTTCTTTTACAGAATTAATCAGTATACTTATATTGTTCAATGCCTTCAATAAGAATTCTCAGAATAAGTTTATAAAAAGTTTTATTATTATTTTATTATCGAGTATAGTGGTAGTCATAACCAATTCTTTTACTTCATGGATAGGAACACTCATCAATTTTGCTTTTCTAGTATTTATGCTTATGTTCTTTTATAAAAAAAACATGAGGGATCTGGTGATAGAATATACATTTATAATAGTATTTGTCATGGTAATGGAATTAATTGTAGATAGAACTTTAACAGTATTTGTATTCGGAGAACTTAATAGTGAATTTCTCAATTATATTTTCACTAACACGATAATGATAATTTTATGTGCTTGTGTTTATTTTTGCCTTACCGATAAAATTATATTTAATATGTATAAGAGAATAGATAAATTGTATTTTTTATTAATAAACCTGATTATATATGGTATCATAGCAAAGCTGATATGGGAAAGTGACAAATATATTATACTGGAGAATGCCTTTGCATTTATCATGATACCTATTGTGATGTGTATTGTAAATTTAATATTTATTGTCTATAGTGAAAATATTGTAGAACATAAAAAATCCCTGGAAACCTATAACAAATACAATTCTGTAATTTTAGATTTAATAGATGAAATAAAAAGCAGGCAGCATGATTTTAAAAATCATTTCTCAACTATATATGGAATGGTATTAACTTATGATGAAAAAGAGTTAAGGTATGAACTGAAAAATTATTTGGAATCCCTGCAAAAGTCTCTTTCAGACACTGAAGAATATATATACATGGGCAGCAAGGTTTTTGCCGCAGTAATTTATGTAAAAGTTAGAGAAGCAAAACAAAAAAATATTGATTTTTGTTTTAACATTGAAGATAATACTATAAAATTTCCGTTAAGAGGATACGAACTGTCAGAAGTGCTAAATAATTTGATTGATAACGCTTTTCAAGCTGTAACGGATATGGAGCCAGATAAAAAAAATGTATATTTAAAAATAACACAAAATGAGAAGGAAAAGTGTATAGAGGTAGGCAATACAAAACCTGAAATGTTTGAAAAAATTATTCCAAATATTTTTTACAAGGGTTTTACCACTAAAAAAGAGAATGGGCATGGATATGGGTTATATAATGTAAAAAAGATAGTACAGAAGTATAAAGGTAAGATTGAAGTTTTAATAGAAGATGAAAATGTAGTTTTTAGGATAACATTTTATTCCATATGA
- a CDS encoding GntR family transcriptional regulator, translating to MHIIISNSSGQPIYQQIASQIKNMIISDKLKEGEPLPSMRLLAKELRISVITTKRAYEELEREGFIVSITGKGSFVASKNTEFIREEQLRNIENLMQQIVESANICGLSLNELIEIMTLIYKGD from the coding sequence ATACATATTATTATCAGTAATTCAAGCGGACAGCCAATATACCAACAAATAGCATCTCAAATTAAGAACATGATTATATCAGATAAATTAAAAGAAGGAGAACCGCTGCCCTCTATGCGGCTGCTTGCCAAAGAGCTCCGCATCAGTGTAATAACTACAAAACGCGCATATGAAGAACTGGAACGTGAAGGATTCATTGTATCTATTACAGGTAAGGGAAGTTTTGTAGCCAGTAAAAATACTGAATTTATAAGAGAAGAACAGCTTAGAAACATTGAAAATCTTATGCAGCAAATTGTTGAATCCGCAAATATTTGCGGACTCAGTTTAAATGAATTGATTGAAATAATGACACTAATATATAAAGGAGATTAA
- a CDS encoding ABC-2 transporter permease, translated as MKGLILKDFMNLKQQWKILAVFLVFYGFISLSSKNASLGGAVVIMCAILPTTVMSYDERAKWDKYALSMPLSRTDMVLSKYIMSMIFLLIAFFLNIVLNLLIGSAPIKEVLFESTTLCAVGVLYISLTLPILFKYGVEKSRLIVTIVLFTPAVIIILFSKFSVNMPDKQILNILSFILPMISIVIFIISILISLNIYKRKEL; from the coding sequence ATGAAAGGATTGATATTAAAAGATTTTATGAATTTAAAGCAGCAGTGGAAAATTCTCGCCGTATTTTTAGTTTTTTATGGCTTTATTTCTCTATCAAGCAAAAATGCCTCTCTTGGAGGAGCCGTAGTAATAATGTGTGCAATTCTTCCCACAACGGTCATGTCCTATGACGAAAGAGCCAAATGGGATAAATATGCATTATCAATGCCTCTTTCCAGGACCGATATGGTACTAAGTAAATATATTATGAGCATGATTTTTCTCCTAATAGCTTTTTTTCTTAACATAGTACTTAACCTGCTTATAGGTTCAGCCCCAATTAAAGAGGTGCTATTTGAATCTACTACACTTTGTGCTGTAGGAGTTTTATATATATCACTTACTCTACCTATATTATTTAAATATGGTGTAGAAAAAAGCAGGTTAATAGTAACAATAGTACTTTTTACACCTGCCGTTATCATTATACTTTTTTCAAAATTTAGTGTGAATATGCCAGATAAGCAAATATTAAATATATTATCCTTTATCTTACCAATGATATCAATTGTAATTTTTATAATTTCTATTTTAATATCTTTAAACATATATAAAAGAAAAGAACTGTAA
- a CDS encoding GNAT family N-acetyltransferase — MEVRKGKNKFYIGYEEKEPLAEIVLDDFNKDSMTIEHTYVSEKLKGQGAGKRLVKSVVDFATEENKKVIPVCEFAKKEFSKNKEYESVLDASTTI, encoded by the coding sequence ATGGAGGTAAGAAAAGGTAAAAATAAATTTTATATAGGATATGAAGAAAAAGAACCTTTGGCTGAAATAGTGCTGGACGACTTTAATAAAGATTCAATGACAATTGAACATACTTATGTGTCAGAAAAGTTAAAAGGTCAGGGTGCAGGTAAACGGTTGGTTAAGAGCGTTGTTGATTTTGCAACGGAAGAAAATAAAAAGGTTATACCAGTGTGTGAATTTGCAAAGAAAGAATTTTCAAAAAATAAAGAATATGAGAGTGTATTGGATGCTTCCACAACTATTTGA
- a CDS encoding LytR/AlgR family response regulator transcription factor, whose protein sequence is MVNILVLEDNQVQRKILVETIRQIDKHFIIYEGDSEKEGLEIANEKEISLFYVDISLKGSSGLDFAKKVRTIDKYKLTWIVFITTYVKYMLEAFKEVHCYDYIIKPYKKEKVREVTLTLLENKKREDIKLIDEKKYVVFNVGGILLKLCVDDIIFIEVYLRTFIIHTKTGKYEAKNTSLKKIKEQMKYFNFIQVHKSYIVNLKLVKSIDRTTCPWNIQFENYKECVPIGNKFKDDVLKKFKDNFRGVL, encoded by the coding sequence ATGGTAAATATATTAGTATTAGAAGATAACCAAGTTCAAAGAAAAATTCTAGTTGAAACAATAAGACAAATAGACAAGCACTTTATTATTTATGAGGGGGATAGTGAAAAGGAAGGTCTGGAAATTGCAAATGAAAAGGAAATATCATTATTTTATGTAGATATCAGTTTAAAAGGCTCTTCAGGACTGGATTTTGCAAAAAAGGTAAGAACTATAGACAAATACAAGTTAACATGGATTGTATTTATAACCACCTATGTAAAATATATGTTGGAGGCATTTAAGGAAGTCCATTGTTATGATTATATTATAAAACCCTATAAAAAAGAAAAGGTAAGGGAAGTTACATTGACTCTTCTGGAAAATAAGAAGCGGGAAGATATAAAGCTTATTGATGAAAAAAAGTATGTAGTATTTAATGTAGGGGGAATTCTCCTTAAACTTTGTGTTGATGACATTATTTTTATTGAAGTATATTTGAGAACTTTTATTATACATACTAAAACTGGAAAATATGAGGCAAAAAATACTTCCTTAAAGAAAATAAAAGAACAGATGAAGTATTTCAATTTTATTCAAGTGCATAAATCCTATATTGTCAACTTAAAATTAGTAAAATCCATTGATAGGACTACATGTCCATGGAACATACAATTTGAAAATTATAAAGAGTGTGTACCTATAGGAAATAAATTTAAAGATGATGTACTCAAGAAATTTAAAGATAATTTTAGAGGTGTGCTATGA
- a CDS encoding 3'-5' exoribonuclease YhaM family protein — MKIKELIHNKLSDIFLMVNEISEGLTSNNSPYIKFTFTDGKDSIKGVMWDKSITDIPDISLGSVIKIRTIPKTYKNTLQLTVLQCRTITKGDNVCIEDFIKTSPIKPLDIYNELLTRVSHFENESFKKVVTKLLEDNKDKLLYYPAAKVVHHAIQGGLLYHIYRMYKSGAALADIYKYGIDTELFISGIILHDIGKLNELSSNENGIVEDYSAEGKLLGHIVQGVIMLHDAAMELNIPAEDEMVLKHILISHHGSEENGSPRKPMILEAELLNKLDEMDAIIYQFQDTLSNLEKGEFSENKFFLKNIQIYKHY, encoded by the coding sequence ATGAAAATTAAAGAATTAATTCATAATAAACTTAGTGATATTTTTCTTATGGTAAATGAGATATCTGAAGGACTAACCTCTAATAATTCACCCTACATTAAATTTACTTTCACCGACGGCAAAGATTCCATAAAAGGAGTTATGTGGGATAAAAGTATTACAGATATACCCGATATTTCCCTTGGTAGTGTTATTAAAATAAGGACAATTCCTAAAACTTACAAAAATACTCTCCAGCTCACCGTATTACAGTGCAGAACAATTACCAAAGGTGATAATGTATGCATAGAAGATTTTATAAAAACTTCTCCTATAAAACCTTTGGATATATATAATGAACTTTTAACAAGAGTATCCCATTTTGAAAATGAAAGCTTCAAAAAAGTGGTTACAAAACTTTTAGAGGATAATAAAGACAAACTTCTCTACTATCCTGCGGCAAAAGTAGTCCATCATGCTATACAAGGAGGCCTTTTATATCATATATATAGAATGTATAAAAGCGGTGCTGCCCTTGCAGATATATATAAATACGGTATAGATACAGAACTTTTCATATCAGGGATTATACTTCATGATATAGGAAAATTGAATGAACTAAGTTCCAATGAAAATGGCATAGTAGAAGATTATTCTGCAGAAGGTAAATTGCTTGGTCACATAGTACAGGGAGTAATTATGCTCCACGATGCAGCCATGGAATTAAATATTCCTGCGGAGGATGAAATGGTTTTAAAACATATTTTAATTTCTCACCATGGCTCTGAAGAAAATGGCTCTCCTAGAAAACCTATGATTCTAGAAGCTGAATTATTAAACAAACTAGATGAAATGGATGCTATTATATATCAGTTTCAGGATACTCTTTCTAATTTAGAAAAGGGAGAGTTTAGTGAAAATAAATTTTTCTTGAAGAATATTCAAATATATAAGCACTACTAA
- a CDS encoding MFS transporter, producing MEGELQWISKRLWTKSYIVMLFSNLFIYLGFYMLVPTLPAYTKLCGGSNFEASLVVSTFSITSLLIRLISGGIMDKLEIKPLLLIGGIILNVTTLSYIWLPVDGIIIVRVIQGVGWGLASTGAAAIFSDIIPKEKRGEGMGYYSLSMIISMALSPMFAIILMNLYSFKNIAFISVALVIIGVLFLFQVKTPKKIASKSTPKKIFSPVESFEKRAALPSLLCFLLVITLCGIMSYIMLYGKEINISSIWVYFIGFAAMILITRPFVGRVFDRRGHVIIIIPGSIFMIMGLIILSYANSTLLLIISSLFYGLGYGAVQPSLQAWTVNRSPHNRKGAANGTFLSSMDLSYTLGAIFLSFIAERSNYAFMYRFSTIFIVLLLVIYSYEIFENNTKEKKGQL from the coding sequence TTGGAAGGAGAACTTCAATGGATATCTAAAAGACTATGGACTAAAAGTTACATAGTAATGCTATTTTCCAATCTATTTATATATTTAGGATTTTACATGCTTGTACCAACTTTACCTGCATACACAAAACTCTGTGGCGGCAGTAACTTTGAAGCAAGTCTTGTAGTAAGCACTTTTTCAATAACTTCACTGCTTATCAGGCTAATTTCAGGCGGTATAATGGACAAACTTGAGATCAAACCCTTACTTTTAATAGGGGGAATAATTCTTAACGTAACTACACTATCTTATATTTGGCTTCCTGTAGATGGCATAATAATTGTCCGTGTTATTCAAGGAGTGGGATGGGGACTTGCTTCTACCGGCGCTGCTGCCATTTTTTCTGATATTATACCTAAAGAAAAACGTGGTGAAGGCATGGGTTATTATTCTCTTTCTATGATAATATCCATGGCTTTATCCCCTATGTTTGCAATAATTCTAATGAACTTATACAGTTTCAAAAATATTGCTTTTATATCAGTAGCTTTAGTAATCATTGGAGTACTATTTCTTTTTCAAGTTAAAACACCTAAGAAAATTGCTTCAAAATCTACTCCAAAGAAAATTTTTTCACCGGTAGAATCCTTTGAAAAAAGAGCTGCCCTGCCCTCTTTACTGTGTTTTCTTCTAGTAATAACACTATGTGGAATTATGAGTTATATAATGTTATACGGTAAAGAGATCAATATATCTTCTATTTGGGTTTATTTCATAGGATTTGCTGCAATGATTTTAATTACAAGACCCTTTGTAGGAAGAGTATTTGATAGAAGAGGACATGTTATTATAATAATTCCAGGGTCAATTTTTATGATAATGGGACTAATAATACTATCTTATGCAAATTCCACATTATTACTTATAATATCTTCTTTGTTTTATGGCCTTGGATACGGAGCCGTGCAGCCATCTTTACAGGCCTGGACAGTAAATCGTTCTCCACATAACCGAAAAGGAGCTGCAAATGGAACTTTTTTATCTTCTATGGACTTATCCTACACACTAGGAGCCATTTTTTTAAGTTTTATTGCAGAACGCAGCAATTACGCTTTTATGTATAGATTTTCCACCATATTCATAGTATTGCTTTTAGTCATATACTCATACGAAATATTTGAAAATAATACTAAAGAAAAAAAAGGGCAGCTTTAA
- a CDS encoding membrane protein, which translates to MKILKKYLRKTQFLALCLTSILIFTSLTIGHVEKIYQMMLEVNNFKTINSVAFYFDEKNLTLNNIVKSLKEIELQKDIIIIHEAGRAFIPGASQFGIYFNGIYKSGYNLLEGRFFNVEDFKENRKVVVIGKKLINNVQTEDGKRYIYRGNDKFLVIGIIGKENSDTQYDSRILYNLNVDLGEEDMPYLAQGFNLDSVVKSKNNLKNIINVINRKNNSAPIRTVYEDENVSPLISAVQNSRTLLLNFSLIILCIIISLTRAAAHWIDKIALELGVRRMYGASNKNIILHIVKGYLSVSGISLVIALTFEKLLVLGNALQIQNSSLSKFNMLASAVFILIIGIIVTGISTFSINKTQISYLIKGKV; encoded by the coding sequence ATGAAAATTTTGAAAAAATATCTTAGAAAAACACAATTTCTAGCCTTATGCTTAACTTCTATATTAATTTTTACATCACTAACTATAGGACATGTTGAAAAAATATACCAAATGATGTTAGAAGTAAATAATTTTAAAACGATTAATAGTGTTGCTTTTTATTTTGATGAAAAGAATTTAACTTTAAACAATATAGTAAAATCTCTAAAAGAAATAGAATTGCAAAAAGATATAATAATAATTCATGAAGCAGGACGAGCCTTTATTCCAGGTGCATCTCAATTTGGAATTTATTTTAATGGAATATATAAAAGTGGATATAATTTGTTGGAAGGAAGATTTTTCAATGTAGAGGATTTTAAAGAAAATAGAAAAGTAGTGGTTATTGGTAAAAAGCTTATAAATAATGTGCAAACAGAAGATGGGAAAAGATACATATATAGAGGTAATGATAAATTTTTAGTTATAGGAATAATAGGAAAGGAAAATAGTGATACACAATACGATTCCCGGATTTTATATAATCTAAATGTGGACCTTGGGGAGGAAGATATGCCTTATTTGGCACAGGGGTTTAATTTAGATAGTGTAGTAAAAAGTAAAAACAATTTGAAGAATATTATTAATGTGATTAATAGAAAAAATAATAGTGCTCCTATAAGAACAGTTTATGAGGATGAGAATGTCAGTCCTTTAATAAGTGCTGTACAAAATTCTAGAACCTTATTACTTAACTTTTCACTTATAATATTGTGTATTATTATATCTCTTACAAGAGCTGCAGCACACTGGATAGATAAAATAGCTTTGGAGCTGGGAGTAAGAAGAATGTATGGGGCCTCAAATAAAAATATTATTTTACATATAGTTAAAGGATATTTAAGTGTATCAGGAATATCGCTAGTTATAGCACTTACATTTGAAAAGTTATTGGTATTAGGTAATGCACTTCAAATACAAAACAGTAGTTTAAGTAAATTCAATATGCTTGCCAGTGCTGTTTTTATATTGATTATAGGAATTATAGTTACTGGCATAAGTACATTTAGTATAAATAAGACTCAAATAAGTTATCTTATCAAAGGAAAGGTGTAA
- a CDS encoding ABC transporter ATP-binding protein, translating into MDYALEIKGISKQYDEFKLDNINLKLPAGFIMGLIGENGAGKSTMIKLILNLIYGDSGTITILDHDNKKDMKLVKEHIGVVLDESCFPENLNPKDINIIMKNIYKTWQEDSFQSYIKHFDLPNNKIIKEYSRGMKMKLSIAVALSHDSKLLILDEATSGLDPIVRDEILDVFLEFIQDSDHSILMSSHIISDLEKVCDYITFLHKGKIIFSDIKDDLIESHGILKCSPSQFEAIDKSAVKGYRKNNFGVEALVLRDKIHGKYTIDPPNIEDIMLYYTKEAI; encoded by the coding sequence ATGGATTATGCTTTAGAAATTAAAGGAATATCAAAACAATATGATGAATTTAAACTGGATAATATAAACCTAAAACTACCTGCAGGCTTTATCATGGGCCTTATTGGAGAAAATGGCGCAGGAAAAAGCACCATGATTAAGTTAATTCTCAATCTAATTTATGGTGATAGTGGTACAATTACTATCTTAGACCATGATAACAAAAAAGATATGAAATTAGTAAAAGAACATATAGGTGTTGTTCTGGATGAAAGTTGTTTTCCTGAAAATTTAAACCCAAAAGATATTAACATTATTATGAAAAATATCTATAAAACCTGGCAAGAGGACAGTTTTCAATCCTATATAAAACATTTTGATTTACCTAATAATAAAATTATAAAGGAGTATTCCAGGGGCATGAAAATGAAACTTTCCATTGCAGTTGCCCTATCCCATGATTCAAAACTCCTTATACTTGATGAAGCCACCAGTGGACTTGATCCTATAGTAAGAGATGAAATTCTGGATGTATTTCTAGAATTTATACAGGATTCGGATCATTCTATCCTCATGTCATCCCATATTATAAGTGATCTTGAAAAAGTCTGTGACTACATTACCTTTCTCCATAAAGGTAAAATTATATTCAGTGACATTAAAGATGACTTAATAGAAAGTCATGGTATATTAAAATGTTCCCCTTCACAGTTTGAAGCTATCGATAAGTCAGCAGTTAAAGGATATCGTAAAAATAATTTTGGAGTAGAGGCACTGGTATTAAGAGATAAAATTCATGGAAAATATACTATAGATCCACCAAATATCGAAGATATAATGCTATATTATACAAAGGAGGCAATATAA
- a CDS encoding ABC transporter permease produces MKFKYAIRGISSRFFYSFLIIAQLIFGFYAMYENINLYKRMDLETNKVEKFFKDKKAYSLEVENMNTNSSDNDLQKIMDAFGNMENSSKYTFVKTSMIGSMAPIFNNYQQFQDSDFKSNINGKTYFQAKNISINKPYLKTYPLKVEKGRLFTSNEFNFIGNNAVFPIVVGANYGKYFKVGDEIPLDSRIGKIIGILKENEYGPGDVSQPSRRYINLNNYIISTDAIYQKKLELCDMTLYNANYILFDNSTNQSEIYKELIKIKKMFNDMPAVKDAGVRDLTEYITQDLDMLKEQYEIVAITSMSVIIFVCITFIISILDSINKRKKEYGIHIMSGGKLSDIAGITYLEIFITFFMAYMITSSFIYYRDGGMININSLLILLILMVAISIISALIPIIRIVNLDINQLVKGDE; encoded by the coding sequence ATGAAATTTAAATATGCTATTAGGGGAATATCAAGTAGATTCTTTTATTCATTTTTAATTATTGCTCAATTAATTTTTGGATTTTATGCCATGTATGAAAACATAAATTTATATAAAAGGATGGATCTGGAGACAAACAAGGTGGAAAAATTTTTTAAAGATAAAAAAGCTTATTCTTTAGAAGTTGAAAATATGAATACTAATAGTAGTGATAATGATTTACAAAAAATAATGGATGCTTTTGGCAATATGGAAAACAGTTCTAAGTATACTTTTGTAAAAACTTCAATGATAGGGTCCATGGCTCCTATTTTCAATAATTATCAACAATTTCAAGACAGTGATTTTAAATCTAATATTAATGGTAAAACATATTTTCAAGCTAAAAATATTAGTATAAATAAACCATATCTTAAAACCTATCCGTTAAAAGTTGAAAAAGGAAGATTATTTACCAGTAATGAATTTAATTTTATTGGTAACAACGCTGTATTTCCTATTGTAGTTGGAGCAAACTATGGTAAGTATTTTAAAGTAGGAGATGAAATTCCACTGGACTCTCGCATTGGTAAAATAATAGGAATACTTAAAGAAAATGAGTATGGTCCTGGAGATGTATCCCAACCAAGTAGGAGATATATAAATTTAAATAACTATATTATATCTACAGATGCAATTTATCAAAAAAAGCTTGAGTTGTGTGATATGACATTATATAATGCAAATTACATTTTATTTGATAATTCTACAAATCAATCTGAAATATATAAGGAGCTTATAAAAATTAAAAAAATGTTCAATGATATGCCTGCTGTAAAAGATGCAGGGGTAAGAGATCTTACAGAATATATAACCCAGGATTTAGATATGCTTAAAGAACAATATGAAATAGTGGCTATAACATCTATGAGTGTCATTATATTTGTGTGTATAACATTTATTATATCAATATTGGATTCTATAAATAAAAGAAAAAAGGAATATGGCATACATATTATGAGTGGGGGAAAATTATCTGATATTGCTGGAATTACTTATTTAGAAATATTTATTACTTTTTTCATGGCATATATGATTACGTCATCATTTATATACTATAGAGATGGAGGAATGATAAATATTAATAGCTTACTTATATTATTGATTTTAATGGTAGCTATATCTATAATTTCAGCCTTAATTCCTATAATAAGAATAGTTAACTTAGATATTAATCAACTAGTTAAAGGGGATGAATAG
- a CDS encoding AsnC family transcriptional regulator → MDLLDKAIILKLQEDLPLVPRPYRHIACELGICEEELLGRLRKLKEERILRRIGAILHHRTVGFKANAMVVWNISECRIKEVTDMMITFPEVSHCYQRRALPNWNYNIYTMIHSKSFEQCDSIILHIAQRININEYKVLYSTKELKKSSMKYFL, encoded by the coding sequence GGATTTACTGGATAAAGCTATTATTCTTAAGCTTCAGGAGGATCTGCCTTTAGTTCCCCGACCCTATAGGCATATAGCTTGTGAATTAGGGATTTGTGAAGAAGAATTACTTGGTAGATTGAGAAAATTAAAGGAAGAAAGAATACTGCGTAGAATAGGTGCTATATTACACCATAGAACTGTGGGTTTTAAAGCTAATGCCATGGTTGTATGGAATATTTCAGAGTGCAGAATTAAAGAGGTAACAGATATGATGATTACTTTTCCGGAGGTAAGTCACTGTTACCAGCGCAGGGCCTTGCCAAACTGGAATTATAATATCTATACAATGATACATTCTAAAAGTTTTGAGCAATGTGATAGTATTATCTTACATATAGCACAGCGTATAAATATAAATGAATATAAAGTTCTATATAGTACTAAAGAATTAAAAAAGAGCAGTATGAAATATTTCCTATGA